The following proteins are encoded in a genomic region of Magnolia sinica isolate HGM2019 chromosome 1, MsV1, whole genome shotgun sequence:
- the LOC131240550 gene encoding CASP-like protein 2D1, translated as MRNGDENNPKCLRVVDICLRLSTIPLSVASIWVMATNKQFNADYGMLQFSNLSGLKYLVSINAICAAYALLALVFNAWLGYFISDTILFVSDQVLAYLMVTSGAAVAEILYLGYKGDRKVSWSEACSSYGRFCSKAKVSLILHAVVFICFLILAVISAYRLFTKFEAPCISKEGNEEEE; from the exons ATGAGAAATGGTGATGAAAACAATCCCAAATGCCTGAGAGTGGTAGACATATGTCTAAGGCTGTCTACCATCCCACTTAGTGTGGCATCCATATGGGTGATGGCCACAAACAAGCAGTTCAATGCTGACTATGGGATGCTTCAGTTCTCCAATCTATCTGGCCTCAA GTACTTGGTTTCCATCAATGCCATATGTGCTGCGTATGCTCTTCTTGCTTTGGTCTTCAATGCATGGCTCGGATACTTCATCAGCGACACGATTCTCTTTGTTTCTGATCAG GTACTGGCTTATTTGATGGTGACATCAGGGGCTGCAGTGGCTGAGATATTATATCTAGGATATAAGGGTGACAGGAAAGTATCATGGAGTGAAGCATGCTCTTCTTATGGCAGGTTTTGTAGCAAGGCCAAGGTGTCTTTGATCCTACATGCTGTGGTCTTCATCTGTTTCCTTATATTAGCTGTTATTTCAGCTTATAGGCTTTTTACCAAGTTTGAGGCTCCTTGTATATCTAAGGAAGGAAATGAGGAAGAGGAATAG